One Glaciihabitans arcticus DNA window includes the following coding sequences:
- a CDS encoding FAD-binding protein — protein sequence MASELAENWARSYTYTAAEIAHPGSVEEIRELVASTERIRALGTRHSFTALPDTVGTLVALDRLPARTDLDETARTVTVAGGLRYGDVATALQARGWALHNLASLPHISVAGAIATGTHGSGDGNGTLSSAVAALELVTASGELVTLRRGDPDFDGAVVALGALGVVTAVTLDVQPTFDVRQDMFDDLPWSSLLNNLDAVTGSAYSVSLFTTWAGDTIPAVWLKSRMDAPAPPTDLLGATRQPVGRHMIPDQPASNTTELDGVPGPWSDRLAHFKLGFTPSNGDELQSEYLVPRHNAVEALVAVRELRDAITPLLHVTEVRTMSADTLWLSGAYGTDAVAIHFTWKKLPTEVAAVLPAIEALLLPLGARPHWGKLFDRVERANYPRLDDFRALVANYDPSGKFGSTYLDKHLGL from the coding sequence ATGGCATCTGAATTGGCTGAGAACTGGGCCCGCAGCTACACCTACACGGCGGCGGAGATCGCGCACCCGGGCTCGGTCGAGGAGATCCGGGAGCTCGTGGCATCCACCGAGCGGATTCGCGCCCTCGGCACCCGGCACTCGTTCACCGCCCTACCGGACACGGTGGGTACGCTTGTAGCCCTCGACCGGCTGCCGGCGCGCACCGACCTCGACGAGACCGCCCGCACGGTGACGGTCGCGGGCGGGCTGCGCTACGGCGACGTCGCGACCGCCCTGCAGGCACGTGGCTGGGCGCTGCACAATCTCGCATCGCTTCCCCACATTTCGGTCGCCGGAGCGATCGCGACCGGTACCCACGGTTCGGGCGACGGCAACGGCACGCTGTCGTCAGCGGTTGCCGCACTCGAACTGGTGACGGCCTCGGGTGAACTCGTGACGCTGCGCCGCGGCGACCCGGACTTCGATGGCGCCGTGGTCGCACTGGGTGCGCTCGGCGTTGTGACGGCAGTGACGCTGGATGTGCAGCCGACCTTCGATGTGCGGCAGGACATGTTCGACGACCTGCCGTGGTCCTCGCTGCTGAACAATCTCGACGCGGTGACCGGTAGCGCCTACAGCGTCTCGCTGTTCACGACCTGGGCGGGCGACACGATCCCTGCCGTCTGGTTGAAGAGTCGAATGGATGCTCCGGCTCCCCCGACCGACCTGCTCGGCGCGACCCGGCAGCCAGTGGGGCGCCACATGATCCCCGACCAGCCGGCGAGCAACACAACGGAGCTGGACGGCGTGCCCGGCCCGTGGAGCGACCGGCTCGCCCACTTCAAACTCGGCTTCACCCCGTCGAACGGCGATGAGCTGCAGAGCGAGTATCTGGTTCCGCGCCACAATGCGGTCGAAGCGCTAGTCGCTGTTCGTGAGCTTCGGGATGCCATCACGCCCCTGCTGCACGTCACCGAGGTGCGCACCATGAGCGCTGACACCCTATGGCTGAGCGGCGCGTACGGCACGGACGCAGTGGCGATCCACTTCACCTGGAAGAAACTGCCCACAGAGGTCGCCGCCGTGCTCCCCGCGATCGAGGCGCTGCTGCTGCCGCTCGGCGCCCGCCCGCACTGGGGCAAGCTGTTCGACCGCGTCGAGCGGGCGAACTATCCGCGGCTCGACGACTTCCGCGCCCTGGTGGCGAACTACGACCCTTCAGGCAAGTTCGGGAGCACGTACCTCGACAAGCACCTCGGGCTTTAG
- a CDS encoding DEAD/DEAH box helicase has product MSRAPSPWNADDAFDAFAEWSDSRGLALYPAQEEALIEIVSGANLILSTPTGTGKSLVAIGAHFAALAQGKRSYYTAPIKALVSEKFFALVEIFGAENVGMVTGDSSVNGDAPIICCTAEILANLALRGGEDTAVDQVVMDEFHFYADPERGWAWQVPLLTLPRVQFILMSATLGDVTRIADDLSTRTGRETAVVTGVERPVPLSYSYVTTPVHETVEDLLATKQAPIYIVHFSQLAALERAQALTSAKIITREQRDEIAEAIGAFRFTTVFGQTLSRLIRAGIGVHHAGMLPKYRRLVEQLAQQGLLRVICGTDTLGVGINVPIRTVLLTALTKYDGTRMRQLSAREFHQVAGRAGRAGYDTAGTVVAQAPEHEAENARLVAKAGDDPKKLKKVVRKKAPEGFVSWGEPSFTRLINAEPETLVSSMQVSHSMLLNVIGRDRSTSGGDAFTDMRDLIFGSHDPWKSQLAMARKALSIYRTLRAAGIVEQHVVPVSLSGQDDDDLVSWDDRIEIRLTVDLQPNFALNQPLSPFALAVFELLDPESPTYALDVISILEATLDDPRPVISQQQFLARGEAVAAMKAEGIEYDQRMELLEEVTHPKPLKELLDAAFEQYSATQPWVADFELSPKSVVRDLYERAMTFADFVGYYKIARSEGLVLRYLSDAYRAVRQTVPDEAKTEDLLDLIEWLGELVRQVDSSLLDEWESLINPVAPGKKPVLPPPPPSVVGNPRAFRVLVRNELFRRVQLAALDDLEGLLALDPDVDWETALDGYFGEYDHLGTGPDARSSSMLTVDEGAFVWTVRQTFNDPAGDHDWGISATVDLAASAEAGVAVIAVTSVGTVTG; this is encoded by the coding sequence ATGTCGCGCGCCCCCAGCCCCTGGAATGCGGATGACGCGTTCGACGCGTTCGCCGAGTGGTCCGACTCGCGCGGGCTCGCGCTGTACCCGGCGCAGGAGGAGGCGCTGATCGAGATCGTGAGCGGGGCGAACCTCATCCTCTCCACACCGACCGGCACAGGTAAGTCGCTCGTCGCGATCGGAGCGCACTTCGCCGCCCTCGCCCAGGGCAAGCGCAGCTACTACACGGCACCGATCAAGGCCCTCGTGAGCGAGAAGTTCTTCGCCCTCGTCGAGATCTTCGGTGCCGAGAACGTGGGCATGGTCACCGGTGACTCGAGCGTGAACGGCGACGCGCCGATCATCTGCTGCACCGCAGAGATCCTCGCCAACCTCGCCCTGCGCGGCGGCGAGGACACCGCCGTCGACCAGGTTGTGATGGACGAGTTCCACTTCTACGCCGACCCCGAACGCGGCTGGGCCTGGCAGGTGCCGCTGCTCACCCTGCCGCGCGTGCAGTTCATCCTGATGTCGGCGACTCTTGGTGACGTCACCCGCATCGCCGACGACCTGAGCACGCGCACCGGCCGCGAGACCGCCGTCGTCACCGGTGTCGAGCGCCCGGTTCCCCTGAGTTACAGCTACGTCACCACCCCCGTGCACGAGACGGTGGAAGACCTGCTCGCCACCAAGCAGGCGCCGATCTACATCGTGCACTTCTCCCAGCTCGCCGCCCTCGAGCGCGCACAGGCGCTCACCAGTGCGAAGATCATCACCCGCGAGCAACGCGACGAGATCGCCGAGGCGATCGGTGCCTTCCGCTTCACGACGGTGTTCGGGCAGACGTTATCCCGACTCATTCGGGCCGGCATCGGCGTGCACCACGCCGGCATGCTGCCCAAGTACCGCCGTCTCGTCGAGCAGCTCGCCCAGCAGGGGCTGCTGCGGGTCATCTGCGGCACCGACACCCTCGGCGTGGGCATCAACGTGCCGATTCGTACCGTGCTGCTGACGGCCCTCACCAAATACGACGGCACGAGGATGCGCCAGCTCTCCGCCCGCGAATTCCACCAGGTCGCGGGGCGGGCCGGGCGCGCCGGCTACGACACCGCGGGAACCGTCGTCGCCCAGGCGCCCGAGCACGAGGCCGAGAACGCACGCCTCGTCGCGAAGGCCGGGGACGACCCCAAGAAACTGAAAAAGGTCGTGCGCAAAAAGGCGCCCGAGGGGTTCGTGTCGTGGGGCGAGCCCTCCTTCACGCGGCTCATCAACGCGGAACCCGAGACCCTCGTCTCGAGCATGCAGGTGAGCCACTCGATGCTGCTCAACGTGATCGGCCGTGATCGTTCCACAAGCGGTGGCGACGCCTTCACCGACATGCGCGACCTGATCTTCGGCAGCCACGACCCGTGGAAATCGCAGCTCGCGATGGCCCGCAAGGCGTTGTCCATCTACCGCACGCTGAGAGCTGCGGGCATCGTCGAGCAGCACGTGGTACCGGTGTCGCTGTCTGGCCAGGACGACGACGACCTCGTCAGCTGGGACGACCGCATCGAGATCCGGCTCACCGTCGACCTGCAGCCGAACTTCGCGCTCAACCAGCCGCTCTCGCCGTTCGCCCTCGCCGTGTTCGAGCTGCTCGACCCCGAGTCGCCGACGTACGCGCTCGACGTGATCTCGATTCTCGAAGCGACTCTGGATGACCCGCGCCCCGTGATCTCGCAGCAGCAGTTCCTCGCGCGCGGGGAGGCGGTTGCCGCGATGAAGGCCGAGGGCATCGAGTACGACCAGCGCATGGAACTACTCGAAGAGGTCACCCACCCCAAGCCGCTTAAGGAGCTGCTGGATGCGGCCTTCGAGCAGTACAGTGCCACCCAGCCGTGGGTCGCGGACTTCGAGCTGTCGCCGAAATCCGTGGTGCGGGACCTCTACGAGCGCGCGATGACCTTCGCGGACTTCGTCGGGTACTACAAGATCGCCCGCAGCGAAGGGCTCGTGCTGCGCTACCTGTCAGACGCATACCGCGCCGTGCGGCAAACCGTGCCGGATGAGGCCAAGACCGAGGACCTGCTCGACCTGATCGAGTGGCTGGGCGAGCTCGTTCGGCAGGTCGACTCGAGCCTGCTCGACGAGTGGGAGAGCCTGATCAACCCGGTGGCACCCGGCAAGAAGCCCGTGCTGCCGCCTCCGCCGCCGTCCGTGGTCGGGAACCCGCGCGCGTTCCGGGTTCTGGTTCGCAACGAGCTGTTCCGCCGGGTGCAGCTCGCGGCGCTGGACGACCTCGAGGGGCTGCTCGCGCTCGACCCCGATGTCGATTGGGAGACCGCGCTCGACGGGTATTTCGGGGAGTATGACCACCTCGGCACGGGTCCGGATGCCCGTAGCTCGAGCATGCTCACCGTCGACGAGGGAGCCTTCGTCTGGACCGTGCGGCAGACCTTCAACGATCCGGCCGGTGACCACGACTGGGGTATCAGCGCAACGGTCGACCTCGCGGCCTCCGCCGAGGCGGGTGTTGCGGTGATCGCCGTAACCAGCGTCGGAACGGTGACCGGCTAA
- a CDS encoding nucleoside hydrolase — MPVKILLDCDPGLDDALALLLAHGDPNIDLVAVTTVGGNVGIENTTKNALELREYLGFEKVPVAAGAGRPLVRSIKDASQVHGESGIGTVVLPEAVLAASPDHAVDVIVDTITAFPGAIHLVATGPLTNIALALEKKPSIARLVASFTIMGGSFTRGNATPAAEFNIYADPEAAKIVFDADWQVVMIGLDLTLQAEAHEGVIARFRKLGALAEKLIIPLATHWVNPNDDDWNGQAVHDVCAVAYVTRPDLFASRPARVEVETRGEFTEGMTVVDFNSPTPNAIVPITLDVNGFWAYVETVYARVAANHTV, encoded by the coding sequence ATGCCCGTAAAGATCCTCCTCGATTGTGACCCCGGCCTCGACGACGCGCTCGCGCTGCTGCTCGCGCACGGTGATCCCAACATCGACCTCGTCGCCGTGACCACCGTCGGCGGCAACGTCGGCATCGAGAACACCACGAAGAACGCGCTCGAGCTGCGGGAGTACCTCGGTTTCGAGAAGGTTCCCGTTGCTGCGGGAGCGGGCCGTCCACTCGTGCGGTCGATCAAGGACGCGTCACAGGTTCACGGCGAGAGTGGGATCGGAACCGTCGTGCTTCCCGAGGCCGTGCTCGCGGCATCCCCGGATCACGCCGTCGACGTCATCGTCGACACCATCACGGCGTTCCCTGGAGCGATCCATCTGGTCGCGACCGGGCCGCTCACCAACATCGCGCTCGCCCTCGAGAAGAAGCCGTCGATTGCGCGGCTCGTCGCCAGCTTCACAATCATGGGCGGCTCCTTCACGCGCGGCAACGCGACGCCGGCCGCCGAATTCAACATCTACGCCGACCCGGAGGCCGCGAAGATCGTCTTCGACGCCGACTGGCAGGTAGTGATGATCGGACTCGACCTCACCCTGCAGGCGGAGGCCCACGAGGGTGTGATCGCGCGCTTCAGAAAGCTCGGCGCGCTTGCGGAGAAGCTGATCATCCCGCTCGCGACCCACTGGGTGAACCCGAATGACGACGACTGGAACGGCCAGGCCGTGCACGACGTGTGCGCCGTCGCGTACGTCACCCGCCCCGACCTGTTCGCCTCGCGGCCCGCTCGCGTCGAGGTGGAGACCCGCGGCGAGTTCACCGAGGGCATGACCGTCGTGGACTTCAACTCGCCCACCCCTAATGCGATCGTGCCCATCACCCTCGACGTGAACGGATTCTGGGCATACGTGGAAACCGTTTACGCGCGGGTCGCCGCGAATCACACCGTCTAG
- a CDS encoding alpha/beta fold hydrolase codes for MTISQTQFLALPEGRIAFDSTGSGPLVVLVPGMGDLRSSYRFLVPLLVEAGHRVVTTDLRGHGDSDATFRAYGGEQTAEDVAALLRHLGEPAVLVGNSLAAASAVRIAADHPELVRGIALLGPFVRNPNAGAAMMVVFRVMMLPAWVSLSWKAYFPTLFAGTKPADLKEYVATVVAALRRPGHARALSLTARTSHEHAELALPRVTTPSLVVMGDKDPDFPDPVKEANWIGTELGSTVAIVPEAGHYPQSQRPQLVAAALMDFVKGLPVA; via the coding sequence ATGACCATTAGCCAAACACAGTTCCTCGCCCTCCCCGAGGGCCGCATCGCCTTCGACAGCACGGGCTCGGGCCCGCTCGTTGTACTCGTTCCCGGCATGGGCGACCTCCGCTCCAGCTACCGCTTCCTTGTGCCACTGCTCGTCGAGGCTGGCCACCGCGTCGTCACCACCGACCTGCGCGGCCATGGCGACAGTGACGCCACCTTCCGCGCCTACGGCGGGGAGCAGACGGCTGAGGATGTCGCGGCTCTCCTCCGGCACCTCGGCGAGCCCGCCGTTCTCGTGGGCAACTCCTTGGCCGCAGCCTCCGCGGTGCGGATCGCGGCAGACCACCCGGAGCTGGTGCGCGGCATAGCGCTGCTCGGGCCCTTCGTGCGCAACCCCAACGCCGGTGCCGCCATGATGGTCGTCTTCCGCGTAATGATGCTGCCGGCCTGGGTCTCCCTGAGCTGGAAGGCGTACTTCCCCACCCTGTTCGCCGGCACGAAACCCGCCGACCTCAAGGAATACGTCGCGACCGTCGTGGCTGCCCTCCGCCGCCCCGGTCACGCCCGCGCCTTGTCGCTCACCGCCCGCACCAGCCACGAGCACGCCGAACTCGCCCTCCCCCGCGTCACGACGCCCTCCCTCGTGGTCATGGGAGACAAGGATCCCGACTTTCCCGACCCTGTGAAGGAAGCGAACTGGATCGGCACGGAGCTCGGCTCGACCGTCGCGATCGTGCCCGAGGCCGGCCACTACCCGCAGTCGCAGCGGCCGCAACTCGTCGCCGCCGCGCTCATGGACTTCGTGAAGGGACTTCCCGTTGCCTAG
- a CDS encoding TetR/AcrR family transcriptional regulator yields MPRAGLTADRVTTEAAALVDEQGITALTLSTLAARLDVRAPSLYKHVASLDALRQSVAVRAKTEFGDALDAAAGESTGDVAVRAVAHAYREWARRHPGRYSLTLRAAYPNDPDDVVASTHAVRVMLRVVLPWQLSETEGIDFVRSLRSLLHGFVTLEEAGAFALPISLDGSFERGVDRLIGAYGPSV; encoded by the coding sequence TTGCCTAGGGCCGGGCTCACCGCCGACCGCGTCACGACAGAGGCCGCGGCCCTCGTCGATGAGCAGGGCATCACCGCTCTCACCCTCTCCACACTTGCCGCACGCCTCGACGTGCGCGCGCCCAGCCTCTACAAGCACGTCGCGAGCCTCGACGCCCTGCGCCAGTCGGTCGCCGTACGCGCGAAGACCGAGTTCGGTGACGCCCTCGATGCGGCGGCCGGCGAGAGCACGGGCGATGTCGCCGTGCGCGCCGTCGCCCACGCCTATCGCGAGTGGGCGCGGCGTCATCCCGGGCGGTATTCGTTGACGCTGCGCGCCGCTTACCCGAACGATCCGGATGACGTTGTCGCCAGCACGCACGCCGTTCGGGTCATGCTGCGCGTCGTCCTGCCGTGGCAGCTGAGCGAGACCGAAGGCATCGACTTCGTGCGCAGTCTGCGCTCGCTGCTGCACGGGTTCGTCACGCTCGAGGAGGCCGGGGCATTCGCGCTGCCGATCTCCCTCGACGGCAGCTTCGAGCGCGGGGTCGACCGGCTGATCGGGGCGTACGGTCCGAGCGTTTAG
- a CDS encoding SDR family oxidoreductase, with the protein MPSEDLPEPDPVTIDPAELEVTLRVLAQLAHLEDGDPDYVTVRQATAKMFKDVKRVGRLKKRARIADADRAVVAATATGAPDRIDDETRGIPISTSTTAPTAGTLLKPRSCYICKQPYTVVDAFYHQLCPDCAAMSHSKRDARTDLTGKRALLTGGRAKIGMYIALRLLRDGAHTTITTRFPRDAVRRFTALPDSADWIDRLKIVGIDLRDPAQVIGLADDVAAAGPLDILINNAAQTVRRSPGAYKPLVDAELAPLPDGPLPELVTFGHTNDAHPLALAQSVTSHPILAAAARTAEELTAEAMAAGSSSLERLAAGTAIDAGGLVPDENHINSWTQNVEQVEPLELLEVQLANMTAPFLLVSRLRPAMAASPAKRTYVVNVSAMEGVFGRGYKGPGHPHTNMAKAALNMLTRTSAREMFETDGILMTAVDTGWITDERPHFTKVRLAEEGFHAPLDLVDGAARVYDPIVRGEAGEDLFGIFLKDYKPGSW; encoded by the coding sequence GTGCCCTCCGAAGACCTGCCCGAGCCCGATCCCGTCACGATCGACCCCGCAGAGCTCGAGGTCACCCTCCGCGTGCTGGCCCAGCTCGCCCACCTCGAAGACGGCGACCCCGACTACGTGACAGTGCGCCAGGCCACCGCCAAGATGTTCAAGGACGTCAAGCGCGTGGGCCGCCTCAAGAAGCGTGCGCGCATCGCCGACGCCGACCGCGCGGTCGTCGCCGCTACAGCGACGGGCGCCCCCGATCGCATCGATGACGAGACCCGGGGCATCCCGATCTCGACCAGCACGACGGCTCCTACCGCCGGCACACTGCTCAAGCCGCGCTCCTGCTACATCTGCAAGCAGCCGTATACGGTCGTCGACGCCTTCTACCACCAGCTCTGCCCGGACTGCGCGGCCATGAGCCACTCGAAGCGCGACGCCCGCACCGACCTGACCGGCAAGCGTGCCCTGCTCACCGGCGGACGCGCCAAGATCGGCATGTACATCGCGCTGCGACTGCTTCGGGATGGCGCGCACACCACCATCACCACGCGTTTTCCGCGCGATGCCGTGCGCCGCTTCACTGCCCTGCCCGACTCGGCCGACTGGATTGATCGCCTCAAGATCGTCGGCATCGACCTGCGCGACCCCGCCCAAGTGATCGGGCTCGCCGACGATGTCGCCGCTGCGGGACCGCTCGACATCCTCATCAACAACGCGGCTCAGACGGTTCGCCGCTCCCCCGGCGCCTACAAGCCGCTCGTGGATGCCGAACTCGCCCCGCTGCCCGACGGGCCGCTTCCCGAGCTGGTCACCTTCGGTCACACCAACGACGCCCACCCGCTCGCGCTCGCGCAGTCGGTGACCTCGCACCCGATTCTCGCCGCCGCAGCCCGTACCGCGGAAGAGCTGACAGCGGAGGCGATGGCCGCGGGATCCTCCTCGCTCGAGCGTCTTGCCGCCGGAACCGCGATCGACGCGGGTGGTCTCGTGCCCGACGAGAACCACATCAACTCGTGGACGCAGAACGTTGAGCAGGTCGAGCCGCTCGAGCTGCTCGAGGTGCAGCTCGCCAACATGACGGCGCCGTTCCTGCTTGTGTCCCGCCTGCGCCCAGCCATGGCCGCCTCGCCCGCGAAGCGCACCTATGTGGTGAACGTGTCGGCCATGGAGGGCGTGTTCGGTCGCGGGTACAAGGGGCCGGGACATCCACACACCAACATGGCGAAGGCGGCGCTCAACATGCTCACCCGCACGAGCGCGCGCGAGATGTTCGAGACCGATGGAATTCTGATGACCGCGGTCGACACCGGCTGGATCACCGACGAGCGCCCGCACTTCACCAAGGTGCGCCTGGCCGAGGAGGGATTCCACGCCCCACTCGACCTCGTCGACGGCGCGGCCCGCGTCTACGACCCGATCGTGCGCGGCGAGGCCGGCGAGGACCTGTTCGGCATCTTCCTCAAGGACTACAAGCCCGGCTCCTGGTAG
- a CDS encoding phosphate ABC transporter ATP-binding protein, with the protein MIESQPTSLETADTVELTEFDTALLAAGDPGIVSGLASLQAQNISAWFGDHKVLDRVSLLMPAGKVTALIGPSGCGKSTFLRTLNRMHELVPSASLAGEVLLDGHDIYDASRRITQARREIGMVFQKPNPFPAMSIFDNVVAGLALTGLKVSKSDKADLVEESLLKAGLWTEVKDRLRQAGGGLSGGQQQRLCIARSLAVKPRILLMDEPCSALDPTSTRRIEQTITELSTDVTIVIVTHNMQQAQRVSDQCAFFLAEAGTPGQIVEHGPTDVMFDSPQDSRTLDYVNGRFG; encoded by the coding sequence ATGATCGAATCGCAACCCACCTCGCTCGAGACCGCCGACACAGTCGAGCTCACCGAGTTCGACACGGCGCTCCTCGCCGCGGGCGACCCCGGTATTGTGTCGGGTCTGGCTTCGCTGCAGGCGCAGAACATCTCGGCCTGGTTCGGCGATCACAAGGTGCTCGACCGGGTCTCGCTGCTGATGCCCGCGGGAAAGGTCACGGCACTCATCGGGCCGAGCGGTTGTGGCAAGAGCACCTTCCTGCGCACACTCAACCGCATGCACGAGCTGGTTCCGTCCGCCTCGCTCGCGGGGGAGGTGCTGCTCGACGGTCACGACATCTACGACGCCTCGCGTCGCATCACGCAGGCGCGTCGCGAGATCGGGATGGTGTTCCAGAAGCCGAACCCGTTCCCCGCGATGAGCATCTTCGACAACGTCGTGGCAGGCCTCGCCCTCACCGGTCTCAAGGTCAGCAAGTCCGACAAAGCCGACCTCGTCGAGGAGTCGCTGCTCAAGGCGGGCCTTTGGACCGAGGTCAAGGATCGCCTCCGCCAGGCCGGCGGCGGCCTCTCTGGTGGCCAGCAGCAGCGCCTGTGCATCGCCCGTTCGCTTGCCGTGAAGCCGCGCATCCTGCTGATGGATGAGCCGTGCTCCGCCCTCGACCCGACCTCGACGCGACGCATCGAGCAGACGATCACCGAGCTCTCGACCGACGTCACCATCGTCATCGTCACCCACAACATGCAGCAGGCGCAGCGCGTCTCCGACCAGTGCGCGTTCTTCCTCGCCGAGGCGGGCACGCCCGGCCAGATCGTCGAGCACGGACCGACCGACGTGATGTTCGACTCGCCGCAGGACTCCCGCACCCTGGACTACGTCAACGGCCGCTTCGGCTAA
- a CDS encoding sortase, producing the protein MTMTPIDAADASPVSRSLPRLGEPARFRVAGTAAVVIGALLFGFFVQYVGVSQLSYARDQQVALDAFRYELANATAPVGQVGPNSKLLEIGTPVALLEIPVIRMREVVLEGTTSSTTVSGPAHRRDTPLPGQAGASVVYGRQASYGAPFRSLSVLRAGDKIIATTGQGEATYRVTGVRYTGDELPEPMTSGGGRLTLVSASGVPFIPDSIIRVDAKLTSEAQPSPGKVIGYAALDANELTMEGDAGGWPLLVIGLIALFVTLALFTVSRRFWGRWQTWIVAVPVLMALGSFSAQQVAVLLPNVI; encoded by the coding sequence ATGACCATGACACCGATCGACGCCGCCGACGCGAGCCCCGTCTCCCGCTCGCTGCCGCGCCTCGGTGAGCCTGCCCGCTTCCGAGTCGCCGGCACCGCGGCGGTCGTCATCGGCGCACTCCTGTTCGGCTTCTTCGTACAGTACGTCGGGGTTTCCCAGCTGAGCTACGCACGCGACCAGCAGGTGGCCCTCGACGCGTTCCGCTACGAACTCGCCAACGCCACGGCGCCCGTCGGCCAGGTCGGCCCGAACAGCAAACTCCTCGAGATCGGCACGCCCGTCGCACTGCTCGAGATCCCGGTCATCCGCATGCGCGAGGTGGTTCTCGAGGGAACGACGTCGAGCACCACCGTCTCCGGTCCCGCCCACCGCCGCGACACCCCGCTGCCCGGTCAGGCCGGTGCGAGCGTCGTCTACGGACGCCAGGCCTCCTACGGCGCACCGTTCCGCAGCCTCTCCGTGCTCCGCGCGGGCGACAAGATCATCGCGACCACCGGCCAGGGCGAGGCCACCTACCGGGTCACCGGCGTGCGCTACACGGGCGACGAGCTGCCCGAGCCGATGACGTCGGGGGGCGGCCGCCTCACCCTGGTGAGCGCGTCCGGTGTGCCGTTCATCCCGGATTCAATCATTCGAGTGGATGCGAAACTCACCTCAGAAGCGCAGCCCAGCCCCGGAAAGGTGATCGGCTACGCGGCACTCGACGCCAACGAGCTGACGATGGAGGGTGACGCGGGCGGATGGCCGCTGCTCGTCATCGGACTCATCGCTCTCTTCGTGACCCTCGCGCTGTTCACTGTTTCGCGCCGATTCTGGGGCAGGTGGCAAACCTGGATCGTTGCCGTTCCCGTGCTCATGGCCCTGGGCAGCTTCTCCGCCCAGCAGGTCGCCGTTCTTCTCCCGAATGTCATCTGA